A single window of Xiphophorus hellerii strain 12219 chromosome 12, Xiphophorus_hellerii-4.1, whole genome shotgun sequence DNA harbors:
- the slc39a14 gene encoding metal cation symporter ZIP14 isoform X2: MPIWSPHGRVTMTITSLRSQPVLLLAVAVLLCPVGQVTCQEKSDTQSPAQVLQDLLARYGDNSTITVPQLRSLLALLSQSQSESSNDGRDEAENTTVTPPKTNSSKCLPADTLAIYSISEQSRLDGPGLQELCPTMLQQLDAGTCKTKKGEELNTDPAPRPSDAEVWGFSFLSVTVINACSLTGVAIVPLMKTNCMKYALNFFIALAIGTLFSTAVFQLIPEAFGFDPLVDFYVSKSAVVFGGFYLFFFTEKVLKVLLKQKQGNHGHSHYSAEDHYSAPDRDAEEGEKLQQNGEAGSLAQGKVDEVGEGELMLSPGQAPQESESPENAARSGSRGGGCYWLKGTTYSDIGTLAWMITLSDGLHNFIDGLAIGASFTASVFQGISTSVAILCEEFPHELGDFVILLNAGMSIQQALFFNFLSACCCYLGMGFGILAGNSFSPNWIFALAGGMFLYIALADMFPEMNEVSREEEDAGGSRFLITFGIQNAGLLTGFAIMLLLTTYSGQIQLG; encoded by the exons ATGCCCATCTGGTCTCCTCATGGCAGGGTCACTATGACGATCACCTCCCTCCGCTCCCAACCGGTGTTGCTGCTGGCGGTGGCCGTGCTGCTCTGCCCGGTCGGCCAGGTGACGTGTCAGGAGAAAAGCGACACACAGTCACCTGCCCAGGTTCTGCAGGACCTCCTGGCCCGCTACGGAGACAACAGTACCATCACGGTGCCTCAGCTGCGCTCGCTCCTGGCACTGCTGAGTCAGAGCCAAAGTGAAAGCTCAAACGACGGCCGAGATGAGGCAGAGAATACAACAGTTACGCCACCCAAAACAAACAGCTCCAAG TGCTTGCCTGCAGACACGCTGGCCATTTACAGCATCAGTGAGCAGTCACGGCTGGACGGGCCGGGTCTCCAGGAGCTGTGCCCCAccatgctgcagcagctggacgCTGGCACCTGCAAGAcgaaaaagggggaggagctaaACACTGACCCCGCCCCCAGGCCTTCAGATGCAGAAG TGtggggtttttcttttttgagtgTGACCGTGATCAATGCCTGCTCTCTCACCGGAGTTGCCATCGTACCTCTGATGAAGACGAATTGCATGAAATATGCGCTGAACTTTTTCATCGCTCTGGCCATTGGCACGCTCTTCTCCACAGCCGTCTTCCAGCTCATACCTGAG GCCTTCGGTTTCGACCCGTTGGTGGACTTCTACGTATCCAAATCGGCCGTGGTTTTCGGAGGCTTCTACCTCTTCTTCTTCACAGAAAAAGTTCTCAAGGTTCTCCTTAAGCAAAAGCAAGGG AACCACGGCCACAGTCACTACAGTGCCGAAGATCACTACTCGGCCCCAGACAGGGACGCCGAGGAGGGCgagaagctgcagcagaacgGAGAGGCCGGCAGCCTGGCGCAGGGGAAAGTGGACGAGGTCGGGGAGGGAGAGCTCATGCTCAGCCCCGGACAAGCGCCACAG GAGTCTGAGAGTCCGGAGAACGCGGCGCGTTCGGGCAGCCGAGGCGGCGGCTGCTACTGGCTGAAGGGAACGACCTACTCTGACATCGGCACGCTGGCCTGGATGATCACGCTGAGCGACGGCCTGCACAACTTCATCGACGGCTTGGCTATCGGCGCCTCCTTCACCGCCTCGGTCTTCCAGGGCATCAGCACCTCCGTGGCCATTCTTTGTGAGGAGTTCCCACATGAACTCG GAGACTTTGTGATCCTCCTGAATGCCGGCATGAGCATCCAGCAGGCGCTGTTCTTTAACTTCCTGTCGGCCTGCTGCTGCTACCTGGGCATGGGCTTTGGGATCCTGGCCGGCAACAGTTTCTCTCCGAACTGGATCTTCGCTCTGGCTGGAGGAATGTTCCTCTACATCGCTCTGGCAGACATG ttTCCAGAGATGAACGAGGTGAGTCGTGAGGAAGAGGACGCAGGTGGCAGCAGGTTCCTCATCACCTTCGGCATCCAGAACGCGGGACTCCTGACGGGCTTCGCCATCATGCTCCTCCTCACCACGTATTCAGGACAGATCCAGCTGGGCTAG
- the slc39a14 gene encoding metal cation symporter ZIP14 isoform X1, with protein MPIWSPHGRVTMTITSLRSQPVLLLAVAVLLCPVGQVTCQEKSDTQSPAQVLQDLLARYGDNSTITVPQLRSLLALLSQSQSESSNDGRDEAENTTVTPPKTNSSKCLPADTLAIYSISEQSRLDGPGLQELCPTMLQQLDAGTCKTKKGEELNTDPAPRPSDAEVWGYGLLCVTLISLCSLIGASVVPFMKKTFYKRLLLYFIALAIGTLYSNALFQLIPEAFGFDPLVDFYVSKSAVVFGGFYLFFFTEKVLKVLLKQKQGNHGHSHYSAEDHYSAPDRDAEEGEKLQQNGEAGSLAQGKVDEVGEGELMLSPGQAPQESESPENAARSGSRGGGCYWLKGTTYSDIGTLAWMITLSDGLHNFIDGLAIGASFTASVFQGISTSVAILCEEFPHELGDFVILLNAGMSIQQALFFNFLSACCCYLGMGFGILAGNSFSPNWIFALAGGMFLYIALADMFPEMNEVSREEEDAGGSRFLITFGIQNAGLLTGFAIMLLLTTYSGQIQLG; from the exons ATGCCCATCTGGTCTCCTCATGGCAGGGTCACTATGACGATCACCTCCCTCCGCTCCCAACCGGTGTTGCTGCTGGCGGTGGCCGTGCTGCTCTGCCCGGTCGGCCAGGTGACGTGTCAGGAGAAAAGCGACACACAGTCACCTGCCCAGGTTCTGCAGGACCTCCTGGCCCGCTACGGAGACAACAGTACCATCACGGTGCCTCAGCTGCGCTCGCTCCTGGCACTGCTGAGTCAGAGCCAAAGTGAAAGCTCAAACGACGGCCGAGATGAGGCAGAGAATACAACAGTTACGCCACCCAAAACAAACAGCTCCAAG TGCTTGCCTGCAGACACGCTGGCCATTTACAGCATCAGTGAGCAGTCACGGCTGGACGGGCCGGGTCTCCAGGAGCTGTGCCCCAccatgctgcagcagctggacgCTGGCACCTGCAAGAcgaaaaagggggaggagctaaACACTGACCCCGCCCCCAGGCCTTCAGATGCAGAAG TTTGGGGTTATGGGCTCCTGTGTGTGACACTGATCTCTCTGTGTTCGCTGATCGGGGCCAGCGTGGTGCCCTTCATgaagaaaaccttttacaaGCGGCTGCTGCTCTACTTCATAGCCCTGGCCATTGGCACGCTGTACTCCAACGCCCTGTTTCAGCTCATCCCCGAG GCCTTCGGTTTCGACCCGTTGGTGGACTTCTACGTATCCAAATCGGCCGTGGTTTTCGGAGGCTTCTACCTCTTCTTCTTCACAGAAAAAGTTCTCAAGGTTCTCCTTAAGCAAAAGCAAGGG AACCACGGCCACAGTCACTACAGTGCCGAAGATCACTACTCGGCCCCAGACAGGGACGCCGAGGAGGGCgagaagctgcagcagaacgGAGAGGCCGGCAGCCTGGCGCAGGGGAAAGTGGACGAGGTCGGGGAGGGAGAGCTCATGCTCAGCCCCGGACAAGCGCCACAG GAGTCTGAGAGTCCGGAGAACGCGGCGCGTTCGGGCAGCCGAGGCGGCGGCTGCTACTGGCTGAAGGGAACGACCTACTCTGACATCGGCACGCTGGCCTGGATGATCACGCTGAGCGACGGCCTGCACAACTTCATCGACGGCTTGGCTATCGGCGCCTCCTTCACCGCCTCGGTCTTCCAGGGCATCAGCACCTCCGTGGCCATTCTTTGTGAGGAGTTCCCACATGAACTCG GAGACTTTGTGATCCTCCTGAATGCCGGCATGAGCATCCAGCAGGCGCTGTTCTTTAACTTCCTGTCGGCCTGCTGCTGCTACCTGGGCATGGGCTTTGGGATCCTGGCCGGCAACAGTTTCTCTCCGAACTGGATCTTCGCTCTGGCTGGAGGAATGTTCCTCTACATCGCTCTGGCAGACATG ttTCCAGAGATGAACGAGGTGAGTCGTGAGGAAGAGGACGCAGGTGGCAGCAGGTTCCTCATCACCTTCGGCATCCAGAACGCGGGACTCCTGACGGGCTTCGCCATCATGCTCCTCCTCACCACGTATTCAGGACAGATCCAGCTGGGCTAG
- the slc39a14 gene encoding metal cation symporter ZIP14 isoform X3, with the protein MTITSLRSQPVLLLAVAVLLCPVGQVTCQEKSDTQSPAQVLQDLLARYGDNSTITVPQLRSLLALLSQSQSESSNDGRDEAENTTVTPPKTNSSKCLPADTLAIYSISEQSRLDGPGLQELCPTMLQQLDAGTCKTKKGEELNTDPAPRPSDAEVWGYGLLCVTLISLCSLIGASVVPFMKKTFYKRLLLYFIALAIGTLYSNALFQLIPEAFGFDPLVDFYVSKSAVVFGGFYLFFFTEKVLKVLLKQKQGNHGHSHYSAEDHYSAPDRDAEEGEKLQQNGEAGSLAQGKVDEVGEGELMLSPGQAPQESESPENAARSGSRGGGCYWLKGTTYSDIGTLAWMITLSDGLHNFIDGLAIGASFTASVFQGISTSVAILCEEFPHELGDFVILLNAGMSIQQALFFNFLSACCCYLGMGFGILAGNSFSPNWIFALAGGMFLYIALADMFPEMNEVSREEEDAGGSRFLITFGIQNAGLLTGFAIMLLLTTYSGQIQLG; encoded by the exons ATGACGATCACCTCCCTCCGCTCCCAACCGGTGTTGCTGCTGGCGGTGGCCGTGCTGCTCTGCCCGGTCGGCCAGGTGACGTGTCAGGAGAAAAGCGACACACAGTCACCTGCCCAGGTTCTGCAGGACCTCCTGGCCCGCTACGGAGACAACAGTACCATCACGGTGCCTCAGCTGCGCTCGCTCCTGGCACTGCTGAGTCAGAGCCAAAGTGAAAGCTCAAACGACGGCCGAGATGAGGCAGAGAATACAACAGTTACGCCACCCAAAACAAACAGCTCCAAG TGCTTGCCTGCAGACACGCTGGCCATTTACAGCATCAGTGAGCAGTCACGGCTGGACGGGCCGGGTCTCCAGGAGCTGTGCCCCAccatgctgcagcagctggacgCTGGCACCTGCAAGAcgaaaaagggggaggagctaaACACTGACCCCGCCCCCAGGCCTTCAGATGCAGAAG TTTGGGGTTATGGGCTCCTGTGTGTGACACTGATCTCTCTGTGTTCGCTGATCGGGGCCAGCGTGGTGCCCTTCATgaagaaaaccttttacaaGCGGCTGCTGCTCTACTTCATAGCCCTGGCCATTGGCACGCTGTACTCCAACGCCCTGTTTCAGCTCATCCCCGAG GCCTTCGGTTTCGACCCGTTGGTGGACTTCTACGTATCCAAATCGGCCGTGGTTTTCGGAGGCTTCTACCTCTTCTTCTTCACAGAAAAAGTTCTCAAGGTTCTCCTTAAGCAAAAGCAAGGG AACCACGGCCACAGTCACTACAGTGCCGAAGATCACTACTCGGCCCCAGACAGGGACGCCGAGGAGGGCgagaagctgcagcagaacgGAGAGGCCGGCAGCCTGGCGCAGGGGAAAGTGGACGAGGTCGGGGAGGGAGAGCTCATGCTCAGCCCCGGACAAGCGCCACAG GAGTCTGAGAGTCCGGAGAACGCGGCGCGTTCGGGCAGCCGAGGCGGCGGCTGCTACTGGCTGAAGGGAACGACCTACTCTGACATCGGCACGCTGGCCTGGATGATCACGCTGAGCGACGGCCTGCACAACTTCATCGACGGCTTGGCTATCGGCGCCTCCTTCACCGCCTCGGTCTTCCAGGGCATCAGCACCTCCGTGGCCATTCTTTGTGAGGAGTTCCCACATGAACTCG GAGACTTTGTGATCCTCCTGAATGCCGGCATGAGCATCCAGCAGGCGCTGTTCTTTAACTTCCTGTCGGCCTGCTGCTGCTACCTGGGCATGGGCTTTGGGATCCTGGCCGGCAACAGTTTCTCTCCGAACTGGATCTTCGCTCTGGCTGGAGGAATGTTCCTCTACATCGCTCTGGCAGACATG ttTCCAGAGATGAACGAGGTGAGTCGTGAGGAAGAGGACGCAGGTGGCAGCAGGTTCCTCATCACCTTCGGCATCCAGAACGCGGGACTCCTGACGGGCTTCGCCATCATGCTCCTCCTCACCACGTATTCAGGACAGATCCAGCTGGGCTAG